A part of Drosophila bipectinata strain 14024-0381.07 chromosome 3L, DbipHiC1v2, whole genome shotgun sequence genomic DNA contains:
- the ru gene encoding protein rhomboid produces MDTRCTCLGSNNSGQVVQVAQLVVSLSLQVITSVHCPPSTVLCLPVHCRLPDPKEYQQEEEAMWHGTVLQMPPAPSSSQSGLVLGVGCDQLMAVPPVCSGGASSKKSPAVDWEKQPEAVAPSPTSLKWLPPFFIVLVSILEIAVFVCVSADPPEDSLLVYRPDQRLQLWRFLSYALLHASWLHLAFNVLTQLLFGLPLESVHGSMRTGVIYVAGVLAGSLGTSVVDSEVYLVGASGGVYALLAAQLASLLLNFGHMRNGVVQLMAVIVFVFCDLGYALYSREPKPLRLAQPARPSVSYIAHMTGALAGISVGLLLLRQLDGGLRPRPLRWLALGVWCLFSTFGIAFNLVNTVTAQLLAEEEGQVIRQHLMHDLGMG; encoded by the exons ATGGATACCCGGTGCACTTGTTtgggcagcaacaacagcggTCAGGTGGTTCAGGTGGCTCAGTTGGTGGTGTCTTTGTCGCTGCAGGTGATTACGTCTGTCCACTGTCCACCGTCCACTGTCCTCTGCCTGCCCGTCCATTGTCGTCTGCCGGAC CCAAAGGAATACCAGCAGGAGGAGGAAGCTATGTGGCACGGTACCGTTTTGCAAATGCCGCCGGCCCCGTCATCGTCGCAATCCGGCCTGGTTCTGGGCGTCGGCTGTGACCAGCTGATGGCAGTGCCGCCAGTCTGCTCGGGAGGAGCCTCTTCCAAAAAGTCTCCGGCCGTCGATTGGGAGAAGCAGCCCGAGGCGGTGGCCCCCTCGCCCACCTCCCTCAAGTGGCTGCCGCCCTTTTTCATTGTCCTCGTTTCAATCTTGGAG ATTGCAGTTTTTGTGTGCGTCTCTGCTGATCCTCCCGAGGATTCCCTGCTCGTCTACCGTCCCGACCAGCGCCTCCAGCTGTGGCGCTTTCTCAGCTATGCCCTGCTCCACGCCAGCTGGCTGCATTTGGCCTTCAATGTGCTCACCCAGCTGCTCTTCGGGCTGCCCCTGGAATCCGTGCATGGATCGATGCGAACAGGAGTCATCTACGTGGCTGGAGTTCTGGCTGGATCCCTGGGCACTTCAGTGGTGGATTCAGAGGTGTACCTGGTAGGGGCCAGTGGTGGGGTGTACGCTCTCCTAGCTGCCCAGTTGGCCAGTCTACTCCTCAATTTCGGACATATGCGAAACGGAGTGGTCCAGCTCATGGCTGTGATTGTGTTTG TCTTCTGCGATCTGGGCTATGCCTTGTACTCCCGGGAGCCGAAGCCTTTGAGGCTCGCACAGCCGGCGCGCCCCTCAGTCTCCTACATTGCCCACATGACTGGGGCTCTGGCCGGGATCAGTGTGGGTCTGCTGCTTCTCCGGCAGCTGGATGGTGGCCTGCGGCCCCGACCCCTTCGCTGGCTGGCCCTGGGCGTTTGGTGCCTGTTCAGCACCTTTGGCATAGCCTTCAACCTGGTCAACACGGTAACAGCTCAGCTCCTAGCCGAGGAGGAGGGTCAGGTCATTCGACAGCATCTGATGCACGACCTCGGAATGGGATGA